The DNA window GCTGGTACTCGACCATCACCGCGTGCCAGGTGTCGACCAGGCCGGTGGAGTGCTTGCACCGAACGTCCGCCACCGCGGTCTTCTTCTCCAACGTGGTCGGCTTGCCCGGCACCCACTTCGGACTGTCGTTGGGCTCCCAGGGATTGGCGTACGCGAAGCCCTTCGCCTTCATGCACACCGACCACTCGCCGAACTTCGCCTTGACCCGTTGGTCGGCCTCGGCCTGGTGGTAGGTGTGCATCGTGAGCTCGTCGAGCGCATCCGGACCGAGGCCGTCGGCGCCCGCCGCGAGCTGCCGGCCTGCCTCGCCCGCGCAGCCGTCCTTGGGCACCCGACCCTTCGCGGGTCGGGGCTCTCCGCTGCTGAAGTCGATCCCGGTGAGGGTGGTGTACTCGGCCTCGGGCAGCTTCGGCTCGGGCTTCTCCGAGCCAGCCGGGATCACCGGGCCGGTGTAGCCGTCGCGGGCGGCTTCGGCCTCGTCCACCAGTCCGAAGGTCCGTTCCCTGGTGGCCCGAATGTCCCCGGCGACCGGCTCGGGCGGCTGGTAGCGATACCCGAACCGGAGCATGCACCGTGCGGTCAGCGCGCCCTGCGCCCGTTGCATCACCAGCTCCTGGTCCTTCAACGGATAGAAGGCATCGAGTGGAAAGTCGTACCCGGATTCCTTCAAGGGAACGGACTGCCGCTCACTTCCACAACCGCTCAGACCAATCAACAGAATCCCGGCGGAGATGGCGCCGATCAGAGCTCGCATTGGAAACTCCCGAAGGGAAAGCGGGGTTGGCCGAGATTGCTCGGCCAACCCCGGTGAAACTAGTTCCGGCAACGAGTGGAGATGGGATTGCCGGCGTAGACGAAGCAGAACGAGCTGAACTTGTCGTTCGCGACCTGTCCGTCGGTGAGCCGGTCGAGGGTCAGGTTCTGGGCTTGGTCAGTCGTGCCGCTGTTCGACGCGGCACGGTTGAAGTAGGCGCCGCCCATGCTCGCGTGTTCGAAGAACCGCACCTTCTTTCCCGCGTCGTAGTTCTTGACCGAGCTCACGGTGTCGTTCAAGGTGCAGCTCGCAGTACAGGTGCCCGGATAGTAGGTCACCGTGTTGAAGTTCCTGGTGCTGTTTCCGGTGTCGTATCTCCCGCCTCGGAAGTCGACGGCCTGCCAGAGGCAGACCTCGCCGGACTCACATCGTCCGTTGTTGCTGACGTAGGCGTGCGCGGATCCTGCTACCCCGATGAATCCGACCAGGGACATGGCAAGTGCCCCGAGGACTGCGACGAAGCGTCGCACCATGACGACCACCTTTCTACGCAGGACAAGTGCGGCGAGCATGTCAAGGCGGTGGGGTGCTCCGATAGGAACGTTCGTCTACTGGTGTGGTCCAGAATGTCAGCCGGTTCGTGTTCGAACTTTTCCCTGATGAAAGGGAAGACGAAAGGCATTCCGCCAACGAGAGGGCCTTCGACAGGCGCATTCGTCTCTGCCGCGGAGCTGCTGGCGTTTGGCCAGATCCGGGCGAACGACGAGCCCGGAGGCTCGAGGCGACTCACAATGACGAGGTCGTCGAACTGCTGGGGGGTAGGTATGCGTACGAACAGTCGCTCACTCCTCGTGACAAGGCACCTGCGGACAGCCGTGCCCGCGCTCGTCGCGCTGAGCGTCGCCGGACTCTTGGCCGGCGGAATCGGCCAACCCGCACAGGCGGAACGGGCACCCGCGGCGGCCGCGGAACGCCAGCCGATCGACCCGCAGAACTGGGAGAACCCAGACGACATGACGTGGGAGGACTTCCGCGCTGTCCCCGGGACCGACTGGGCCAACCCGGCGTTGACCCCCACCGTTCGCGACTTCAAGGGCGCGCTCGTCCTGCTCGACTATCCCGACGAGGACTTCGTCGTCACCCGCCCGCCCGAGTCGACGATCTTCGGCAACCCGCAGGCCGTCGCGTCCGGCATCCCGCGCACCCAGGTGGGCAAGTTCTACGAGGACTTCCTGAACAAGCCGAACGACCTCAACCGCGGCCACACGATCAACGAGTACTGGATGGAAGACTCCGGCGGCCGCTTCGGCGTCGACCTGACCGCGTTCGGGCCGTACCGGATGCCGTCGAAGTCCTACCAGTACGGCATCGACAACGGCTTCAACCCGGGCGCCTGCCCCGCCGGCGCACCCTGCGCGCGCAACATCCGCACCGACGGCCGCGCGGCCTGGGCGGCCGACGTCGGCGAGGGCCGCATCGACGACTTCGACTTCATCTTCTACCTCTCCGCCGGGCAGGACGAGTCGTCCACCTGGCAGGAGTTCGGCGAGATGATGTTCCAGAACAAGGAGGACGTCCCGGACGCGTGGGGCCCGCCCGACCCCAACCTGCCGAACTGGTCGAAGACCCGCTACGTCGAATGGACGTCCTGGAAGGCCGCGTCCTCGATCTGGCCCAACGCGGGCGGCGGATCGTCAACCCAGGCTGAGAGTTCGGGGCAGTCGGTGTACGCGCACGAGTTCAGCCACATCCTCGGCATCGGCGACAACTACAACAACCCGTACGGCGTTCCGCTGCGCCGCGCGTACTCCGGCATCTGGGGCATGCTCAGCCGCGGTACGTTCAACGGCCCCGGTGGACCGCACAGCCGGTGGCAGATCCCGCCGCAGAACGGCGCCTCGATGGGCGCGCAGCACATGCTGCGCGACAAGCTCGACCTCGGCATCGTCGACGAGAAGAACGTCCTCCGCCTCAGCCGCCAAGCGCTGCGCAACACCGGTATCGTCGTCGGCCGCGTGACCGCGAGGTCAGCGCAGCCAGGCGCGAACGGCCTTGCTGGCATCAACATCGCGATGGACCGCGACCTCACCCGGCGCTGCATCATCACCCGCGACGTACTGTGCGACGGCTTCAACTACAACAACTACACGCTCGAGGTCGTCGACCGGATGGGCAGCGACTCGTTCACGCCGGACAACGGAGTGCTGCTCGCGAAGACGAAGAACGTCGACTCCGCACCGTTCATCTGGGTCATCGACGCGCACCCCGAGGACATCGACGTCGTCGACTTCTACACTCCGGACGGCACACCGAAGAAGCTCACCCGCGGCGACTACCGGCAGCTGTCGGACGCCTTGTTCCACGCTGGTGCGGACTCCGGCTCGGAGTACGAGTTCGTCGACGCGGACAACCGGCTGCACTTCTACGTCATCGACGTCCACCGGACGACCGAGGGCGTGCTCTCGTACACGGTCGCGGTGAAGTCGACGTCGGGCTCCGGTCCGCAGCCTCGCGGGGTCGCACTCGGCGCGGGTGTCGCGGACGGTACGAGCTGCTCGTTCTCCCTCAGCAACACCGGGCATGCGCGCAACGTCGGCGGGCATCCGGAGGATGTCAACGCGTACTTGCGCTCGGACGTCTACCGGCTCTCGGCGAAGGTGACCGGCGCGGGATGGTCGACCTGGTTGCCGAACGAGCTCGCGACGGCCGAGGTCAGCACGTCCGTCCAGGTGTCCGCGCTCGCCACGCCGGACGCGAGCGCCGCGGCGACCGCGACGGTGCAGCTCACCGCGACGTCGGAGAGCGACAGGTCCAAGCAGGCAACGGCAACGTGCACCGTCGCACGCTGACCTCGGGTTTGAATGAAGGGCACCTTCATTCAAACCTATGGAATGAAGGTGCCCTTCATTCAAACGGCGCAGTGGCTTGGGTGGCAGCGGTGGCGCTAGTGGTGGTTGCGGGATGCGGTGGGTCGCCCGGACCGCCCGCTGCGCCCAGCCACACCGTGCAGCTGCTCGTGCGCGACTCGAACCTGCGCGAGGTCGGCGTGGACTGCTCCGGCAGCGGCCCGTACCTCGCGTTCCACCGGACCGCGAAGTTCCGCGTGGTCGACGACGCCGGCGACACCATGGGCGAGGGTACGTTGCCCGCCGGCACGTCCGTCCCAGCCTTGAAGGAGGATCTCGAGGTCGACCGGGTGCCGACGTTCTGCCAGTTCGAGTTCGGCGTCGCGCTGCCGGACGGCGATGCCTATCAGCTCGCCGTCGACGGGCGACGCGACCCGATTCCCCTGACCAGCAAGGGCAAAGACCTCGTGGCGGTCATCCCGTGAGAGTCGTGGCGTTGATCGCCTGCCTCGTTCTCGCCGGCTGCGCCACGGAGGCGCTCGAGCCGCGGGCAGCGCCCTCGAGCGCGGTCGAGGCGCCGGACTTCGAGCTCGAGCTCCTCGACGGCTCCACGATCGAGGCCTCGAGGCTGTGGCGCGAGCGGCCGGTCGTGCTCACGTTCGTCACCTCCTGGTGCACCACCTGCGAGGCGCGCGAGAACGAGATCGCCAAGCTGGCCAGGGAGTACGGCGACAACCTCACGTTCCTCGGCATCGCCGCGGCCGACGACGCCGGCGCCCTCAAGACGTACGTCGACGACCACGGGGTCGAGTACGAGGTCGGCCTGGACGACAGCCAGGCGATCTGGCGGAAGTACGCGGTCCGCGAGCCGCCCGCGATCGTCCTCGTCGCGAAGGGCGGCAAGCTGGTCAAGGGCTGGCCGGGCGGCCTCGAGCCGGGCGAGCTCGACGCGCAGATCAAGCGATGGCTGCTCACCAGCTGAGCGCGAACAGCCCCCAGTACGCCGCGACCAGGATGATCAACCCGGAGGCGAACAGCACGCCGCCGATGTGCCACCACTGCGAACGGGACGGCCGCCACCCCTCGCGGCGGAACCGTACCAATGTCGCCGTCGTGATCACCCAGGTTGCGACCGTCACGATGCCGACGACCCGGATCGCCCACCACAGCGAGCCGGTGACGAGCCACGAGCCGACCTGGGTGTACTCGCCCTGCCGCGCGAACCCCAGCGCCACGAGCGCGGCGCTCACGAACAGCAGGCCGAAGATCGTTCCGGCACCCCACGCGACCAACTGCCGCAGCCGACGGCGCAACGACAGCCAGCACTCCTCGTCCTCGGGCTCGCGCCGGCGGGTCCGCAGGCGGCTGCGCGCGCTCATCAACGGTCCGGCGAGATAGCCAGCCAGGACGAGACCGAACGCCATCACCAGCGCGTGGCCGCCGGTGAACAGCCACGGGTACGGCAACTGCACGCTGACCGGGATGAAGTCCGGCACCGGAGGGATCTCCGGAACGGGTCGCGTCACGTCCGTCGTCGACGGCCGAGACTGGCCGACCGACCGCGCCACCCCTGGCAGCGCCGTGATCCAGCCGGCCATCGTCTGGACGTACCCCGCCGGCAGCGACCCCTCCTTGTCGATGCGCATCCCGTGGTTGGCGCCCTGGAAGAACCGCACGGTCAGGTGGTGGTTGCCGACCTCGTTGAGGATCTCCTTCAGCCGCGCGGCGCTCTCGACCGGCGGCACGGCGACGTCGGCGGTGCCGAAGATCGCGAGTACGGGCTTCTTCAGCGAACGCAGCGACGGGAGCGGGTCCCAGTCGAGGAAGTTCAGCCTGGCCAGCCCGACCGCAGCGGCGGCGAGGTTGCGTGCGCCCGGAGGCGTCGCGCGGCGGCGGAGGCCCTCGGTGACGGACCAGGCCGCCTGCCGCCGAGGTGTCGTCGTGGGTGACGCGACGAGGATCGTGAACGCGACGTTCTGGCTCATCGACGCGGCAAGCGGGACGATCCAGCCGCCCTCGCTCACGCCCCACATGCCCACCCGGTCGGGGCGCACGTCAGCACGTTTGCGCAGCGTCTCGAGCATGGTCAGCGAGTCGCGGGCGAGCAGGTTGAAGTCGCGCTTGAGGAACCCGTAGTCGACCTGGCGCTTGTCGTACGTGATCGCGACGATCCCGTCCTCGGCCAGCCCGCGGGCCTGGCTGTGGAAGCCGGCCTGCTCCCCCGTCCCGGCACCGGAGACGAAGACCATGCCCGGATAGCGGCCGGCCTTCTTGGGCGAGAAGATCGTCGCGGTCAGGGTGGTGTCCTCGACCGGGATCCTGACCTTCTCCTCCTTGATGCCGGCGGCTCCCGGAGTGGGCTCCGGTGGTCCGGCGAGCGGCGGGTCGATGTGGTTGGGGATCCATCGCGGCGGCGTCCAGTCCGGCGAGAGCCGGCCGCCCAGGATGCCGAGGACGACGACGGTGGTCAGCGTGAGGATGACGACCGACTCGCTCCAGCGGCCACGTTGGGCAGCCGGAGGTCGCTCCGGTCCGCCGATCCGTAGCACAGTCCCCACCCTTTCCCACGTTGCACGCCCAAGGGACTTCTCCAGGTTACCGAGAGGTATGGACCTGCTGACCCTTTTGGAGCGTACGGAGGGTTACCCGGTCTCAAGCAATGAGACGAGGCGGCGGGTCAGGAATCGTCGTTCGGCGTCGGTGCCGACGAACTCGAGGGCCTCTCGGTAGTTCGCCTCCGCCTCCTCGCGGCGGCCGAGACGGGCGAGCAGGTCGGCGCGGATCGCGGGGAGCAGGTGGTAGCCCGGCAGATCGAGGCCATCGAGCAGCGCGAGCCCTTCGGCCGGGCCGTGGGCCATCGCGACCGCGACCGCGCGGTTGAGCCCGATCACTTCGGAGGGGGCTCCGGTATACAACTCGTCGTACAGGAGGGCGATCCGTTTCCAGTCGGTCTCCGCCGCCGTCGTCGCGCGGGCGTGACAGGACGCGATCTCCGCCTGCAGCAGGTAGAAGCCGCGCGGGCCGCGGCGCTTGGCGACCGCGAGGAGCTCCAGACCGGCCGTGATCTCGTCCTGGTCCCAGCTCGATCGGTCCTGGTCCTCCAGCGTCACCAGATCGCCGGTCGTGTCGAGCCGTGCCGTCCGCCGCGAGTCCTGCAGGAGCAGCAGCGCGAGGAGCGCGAGCACCTCGGCGTCGTCCGGCATGAGGCCGGCCAGGACGCGGCCGAGCCGGATCGCCTCGGCGCAGAGGTTGCGCCGTACGAGATCCGCGCCGGAGCTGGCGGCGTACCCCTCGTTGAACAGCAGGTACAGCACCGCCAGTACGCCGGTCAGCCGGTCGGGCAGCAGGTGGGCGGGCGGCACGCGGTACGGGATGCCGGCCGAGCGGATCTTGTGCTTGGCGCGTACCAACCGCTTGGCCATCGTCGGCTCGGGTACGACGAACGCCCGCCCGATCTCGGCGGTGGTGAGGCCCGCGAGCGTACGCAGGGTCAGGGCCACCCTCGCCTCGAGCCGCAGCGCCGGGTGGCAGCAGGTGAACATCAACCGCAGCCGGTCGTCCGGCACGCCGCTCTCGTCATCGTCTACTTCGGGTTCGTCGGGCAACAACGTCGCCACCTCGCTCAGCTTCTTGGCCTCCGTGGCCGCGCGGCGCAACCGGTCCAGCGCCCGGTTGCGCGCCACGGTGGTCAGCCACGCCCCGGGCACGCGCGGAATCCCGTCGCGAGCCCACACCTGGAGCGCCTGCGCGAACGCCTCCGAGGCGCACTCCTCGGCCAGGTCCCAGTCGTTGGTGACCCGGATGAGCGTCGCGACGACCCGGCCCCACTCCGCCCGGAACGCGGCCTCGACCGCCTCCACTACTCCGACCAGTACGGCCTCACCTCGATGGATCCGATGCGGGCGAGCGGGTCGTCGGCGACGGCCTCGAGAGCCTCGTCCAGGTTGGCGACGTCGAGAACGACGAAGCCGGCGAGCTGCTCCTTCGCCTCGGCGAACGGGCCGTCGCTGAGCAGCACCTCGTCTTGCCGTACCCGCACGGTGGTGGCCGCGCTGGACAGGCTGAGGCGCTGCGCCTGCTTGAGCAAGCCGCGCTCGATCATGCGCTTGTCCCACTCTTGGGTGGCTTGGTCGATCTGGGCGGCTTCCTCGGGTGTGTGCTCGAGCGTCTCGTCGATGTAGATCAGGAGCAGGTACTCCATGCCTCGTTCCCTCCTTCGGGGCGAAAGCTACAGGCGGGAGCCGTCCTGGCGCCCCAGGACCGTCAGGTCGAGCAGGTGGTCGATGCCGCCGTGCGGCTCGGTGCCACGGGCGTAGGCGGAGTAGGTGTGGAAGACGTCGTCGCCTTCGCGGAGGAACGAGGAGAAGCCGGGGAGCTCTGTTGGTTCTGTGTGCGGGCTGGGCGCGTAGTTGTACCGCGGTTCGCCTCTGGTGGGGTCGACGGTGACGCCGAAGTCGTCGTTGAAGTCGCTGCCGTACGAGGAGACCCATTTGAACGTCCAGCCCCTCTGCTTCGCCATCTTCGCGATCTTGTCGTAGGGGGCTCTGGAGATCCTGACGTACTCGGTGTTCTTCGCCTTCAGGTTGGCCGTCATCGCTGGCGCGGAGGTCTCGTCCATGCCTGCGGAGCAGCCGGGGCAGGCCTCGTCCCACTTGGGGTCGAACATGGCGTGGTAGACGAGCAGCTGCTCGCTGTCGTCGAACAGGTCTCTGAGCGTCTGCTTGCCGTGGGGGCCTTCGAACGCGTACTCCTTGGTGATCCTCACCATCGGCAGCGCGCGGCGGGCGAGGGTGACCTCGTCGGTGGCCCTGGTGAGCGCCTTCTCTTGGGTGAGCAGGTCTGTGCGGGCCTTGAGCCAGTCCTCGCGGGTGACGACGTCGGGTCGGGTCATGTCTGCCTCCTTGGGGGGTGGTGTCATCCCGACGACGTACGGGTTGGGGCTGGATGGACATCGCGGTCGGAGAAATCTTTTGCGGGGTGTGTCCATCTGGCTGGAGGGCGTTCGTCGTGGGGGCATGAGCGAACATCAGGCCCACCTCCTGGCCCGCATCGAGCACCTGACCGAAACCGACCGCCGCACCGCCGACGACATCGCCGCCCGCCTGGCCGCCCAAACCACCGGCCGCCTCTCCCGCTGGCTGCACCGCCACCGGCTGGGTCGGCTCCCCCACCAGCGCCCGGCGACCGAAGCCGTCTGATCAGCTCCGACGTCTCGGCGTAGGCAGGACGGGCCCTTGTCGGGCCTCGTCCGCCAGACGACCATCGCCCAGCAGCGGATCACGCCTCGGGAGATCGTCACCGTGTCGTCCCGGACGGTCGCGGCCCACCCACGCCTAGGTCCACAGGGTTGGGGATATCCGTTCGGCCTAATGCGGCCACTTCGGGGAGACTGGCGCGGTGCTGATCACGTTGACCATGACCGCGCCCGACGAGGCGACGCCTGCGACCGATCTGGGGTTCTTGCTGCACAAGCACCCCGAGCGGTTGCAGTCGTTCGACGTCGCGATGGGTGTGGCCCACGTCTGCTACCCGGAGGCCACGCCCGAGCGGTGCACAGTCGCGCTGGTGCTCGAGGTGGATCCGGTCGGGCTGGTGCGGGGGCGGAAGAGTGGGCCAGGGGCTTTCGAGCTCGGGCAGTACGTCAACGACCGGCCGTACGCCGCGTCGTCGTTCCTCGCGGTGGCGCTCGGCAATGTGTTCCGCACCGCGCTCTCGGGGCGCTGCGACCAGCGGCCGGAGCTCGCGGCCACGGCCGTCCCGATCGAGGTCAGCATCCCCGCAATCCCGTGCCGGAACGGCGCGGAGCTGATCGAGCGGCTGTTCGCGCCACTGGGCTGGACGGTCGAGGCGACCCCAGTCCCGCTCGATCCGGCGTTCCCGGAGTGGGGCGACTCGCGCTACTTCTCCGTCCGCCTGACCGGCCGACTCAAGCTAGCCAAGGCCCTGACGAGCCTGTACGTCCTCCTGCCCGTGCTCGACAACGCCAAGCACTACTGGGTCGCCGAGGACGAGATCGACAAACTGCTGAGAGCGGGCGGCGACTGGCTCGCCGCGCACCCGGAGCGGGAGCTGATCACCCAGCGGTACCTCAAGCACCGGCGCGCGTTCGTACGCAGCGCGCTCGCGCAGCTGGCCGAGGCCGACGACACCGCACCCGAGGTGCTCGACGACGCGCTGGACGAACCGGTCGTCACCGAGCTGCCCGACCGGCCGGAGCCGCTGGCGATGCTGCGGCGCGGATCCGTGCTCGCGGCGCTGAGAGCGAGCGGGGCCAGGCGCGTGCTCGACCTGGGCTGCGGCGGCGGGGCGCTGCTGCACGATCTGCTCGCCGACACGACCTTCACCGAGATCGTCGGCACCGACGTGTCCGCCCACGCACTGGAGCTCGCCGCGCGCAAGCTCAAGCTCGACCGGCGCGGCGAACGGGCTCGCGACCGGATCACGTTGCGCCAGTCCTCGCTGACCTACCGCGACCGCGAGCTGGAGGGGTACGACGCGGCCGTGCTGATGGAGGTCATCGAGCACGTCGACATGGAGCGGCTCCCGGCACTGGAACGCTCGGTCTTCCAGTACGCCAAGCCGGCCACGGTCGTCGTGACGACGCCGAACGTGGAGTACAACGTGCGGTTCCCGACGCTGCCCGAGGGTCACTCGCGGCACCGCGACCACCGGTTCGAGTGGACCCGCGCGGAGTTCCAGGAGTGGGCCGGCGGCGTCGCAACACGCCGCGGGTACGCGGTGCGCTACCTGCCCGTTGGTCCCGACGACCCCGAGGTCGGACCGCCAACCCAGCTTGCCGTTTTCACCCGAGAGGAGGCCGCGTGATGGCTGAGCTCCTGATTCCCGACATGTCGCTGGTCGTGCTCATCGGCGCGTCCGGCTCGGGCAAGTCGACGTTCGCCGCGCGGCACTTCAAGCCGACGCAGGTGCTGTCGAGCGACTACTTCCGCGGGCTGGTGTCCGACGACGAGACCGACCAGGGCGCCTCGGCGGCCGCGTTCGACGTGCTGCACTACGTCGCGGGCAAGCGGCTGTCGGCCGGGCTCGTGACGGTCGTCGACGCGACCAACGTGCAGTCACACGCCCGCGCGCCGCTGGTGAAGCTCGCGAAGGAGCACAACGTGCTGCCGACGGCGATCGTGCTCGATCTGCCTGAGGACGTGTGCGTCGAGCGCACCGAGGCAAGGCCGGACCGCGACTTCGGCGCGCGCGTGATCCGGCGGCACCGTTCGGAGCTGCGGAGATCGCTGAAGTCCTTGCAGCGTGAGGGATTCCGCAAGGTCCACGTGCT is part of the Tenggerimyces flavus genome and encodes:
- a CDS encoding peptidase inhibitor family I36 protein; this encodes MVRRFVAVLGALAMSLVGFIGVAGSAHAYVSNNGRCESGEVCLWQAVDFRGGRYDTGNSTRNFNTVTYYPGTCTASCTLNDTVSSVKNYDAGKKVRFFEHASMGGAYFNRAASNSGTTDQAQNLTLDRLTDGQVANDKFSSFCFVYAGNPISTRCRN
- a CDS encoding M6 family metalloprotease domain-containing protein, whose product is MRTNSRSLLVTRHLRTAVPALVALSVAGLLAGGIGQPAQAERAPAAAAERQPIDPQNWENPDDMTWEDFRAVPGTDWANPALTPTVRDFKGALVLLDYPDEDFVVTRPPESTIFGNPQAVASGIPRTQVGKFYEDFLNKPNDLNRGHTINEYWMEDSGGRFGVDLTAFGPYRMPSKSYQYGIDNGFNPGACPAGAPCARNIRTDGRAAWAADVGEGRIDDFDFIFYLSAGQDESSTWQEFGEMMFQNKEDVPDAWGPPDPNLPNWSKTRYVEWTSWKAASSIWPNAGGGSSTQAESSGQSVYAHEFSHILGIGDNYNNPYGVPLRRAYSGIWGMLSRGTFNGPGGPHSRWQIPPQNGASMGAQHMLRDKLDLGIVDEKNVLRLSRQALRNTGIVVGRVTARSAQPGANGLAGINIAMDRDLTRRCIITRDVLCDGFNYNNYTLEVVDRMGSDSFTPDNGVLLAKTKNVDSAPFIWVIDAHPEDIDVVDFYTPDGTPKKLTRGDYRQLSDALFHAGADSGSEYEFVDADNRLHFYVIDVHRTTEGVLSYTVAVKSTSGSGPQPRGVALGAGVADGTSCSFSLSNTGHARNVGGHPEDVNAYLRSDVYRLSAKVTGAGWSTWLPNELATAEVSTSVQVSALATPDASAAATATVQLTATSESDRSKQATATCTVAR
- a CDS encoding TlpA family protein disulfide reductase, giving the protein MALIACLVLAGCATEALEPRAAPSSAVEAPDFELELLDGSTIEASRLWRERPVVLTFVTSWCTTCEARENEIAKLAREYGDNLTFLGIAAADDAGALKTYVDDHGVEYEVGLDDSQAIWRKYAVREPPAIVLVAKGGKLVKGWPGGLEPGELDAQIKRWLLTS
- a CDS encoding alpha/beta hydrolase family protein, whose amino-acid sequence is MGTVLRIGGPERPPAAQRGRWSESVVILTLTTVVVLGILGGRLSPDWTPPRWIPNHIDPPLAGPPEPTPGAAGIKEEKVRIPVEDTTLTATIFSPKKAGRYPGMVFVSGAGTGEQAGFHSQARGLAEDGIVAITYDKRQVDYGFLKRDFNLLARDSLTMLETLRKRADVRPDRVGMWGVSEGGWIVPLAASMSQNVAFTILVASPTTTPRRQAAWSVTEGLRRRATPPGARNLAAAAVGLARLNFLDWDPLPSLRSLKKPVLAIFGTADVAVPPVESAARLKEILNEVGNHHLTVRFFQGANHGMRIDKEGSLPAGYVQTMAGWITALPGVARSVGQSRPSTTDVTRPVPEIPPVPDFIPVSVQLPYPWLFTGGHALVMAFGLVLAGYLAGPLMSARSRLRTRRREPEDEECWLSLRRRLRQLVAWGAGTIFGLLFVSAALVALGFARQGEYTQVGSWLVTGSLWWAIRVVGIVTVATWVITTATLVRFRREGWRPSRSQWWHIGGVLFASGLIILVAAYWGLFALSW
- a CDS encoding sigma-70 family RNA polymerase sigma factor, with translation MEAVEAAFRAEWGRVVATLIRVTNDWDLAEECASEAFAQALQVWARDGIPRVPGAWLTTVARNRALDRLRRAATEAKKLSEVATLLPDEPEVDDDESGVPDDRLRLMFTCCHPALRLEARVALTLRTLAGLTTAEIGRAFVVPEPTMAKRLVRAKHKIRSAGIPYRVPPAHLLPDRLTGVLAVLYLLFNEGYAASSGADLVRRNLCAEAIRLGRVLAGLMPDDAEVLALLALLLLQDSRRTARLDTTGDLVTLEDQDRSSWDQDEITAGLELLAVAKRRGPRGFYLLQAEIASCHARATTAAETDWKRIALLYDELYTGAPSEVIGLNRAVAVAMAHGPAEGLALLDGLDLPGYHLLPAIRADLLARLGRREEAEANYREALEFVGTDAERRFLTRRLVSLLETG
- a CDS encoding YciI family protein, with the protein product MEYLLLIYIDETLEHTPEEAAQIDQATQEWDKRMIERGLLKQAQRLSLSSAATTVRVRQDEVLLSDGPFAEAKEQLAGFVVLDVANLDEALEAVADDPLARIGSIEVRPYWSE
- a CDS encoding DUF899 domain-containing protein, with product MTRPDVVTREDWLKARTDLLTQEKALTRATDEVTLARRALPMVRITKEYAFEGPHGKQTLRDLFDDSEQLLVYHAMFDPKWDEACPGCSAGMDETSAPAMTANLKAKNTEYVRISRAPYDKIAKMAKQRGWTFKWVSSYGSDFNDDFGVTVDPTRGEPRYNYAPSPHTEPTELPGFSSFLREGDDVFHTYSAYARGTEPHGGIDHLLDLTVLGRQDGSRL
- a CDS encoding 3' terminal RNA ribose 2'-O-methyltransferase Hen1 — its product is MLITLTMTAPDEATPATDLGFLLHKHPERLQSFDVAMGVAHVCYPEATPERCTVALVLEVDPVGLVRGRKSGPGAFELGQYVNDRPYAASSFLAVALGNVFRTALSGRCDQRPELAATAVPIEVSIPAIPCRNGAELIERLFAPLGWTVEATPVPLDPAFPEWGDSRYFSVRLTGRLKLAKALTSLYVLLPVLDNAKHYWVAEDEIDKLLRAGGDWLAAHPERELITQRYLKHRRAFVRSALAQLAEADDTAPEVLDDALDEPVVTELPDRPEPLAMLRRGSVLAALRASGARRVLDLGCGGGALLHDLLADTTFTEIVGTDVSAHALELAARKLKLDRRGERARDRITLRQSSLTYRDRELEGYDAAVLMEVIEHVDMERLPALERSVFQYAKPATVVVTTPNVEYNVRFPTLPEGHSRHRDHRFEWTRAEFQEWAGGVATRRGYAVRYLPVGPDDPEVGPPTQLAVFTREEAA